The genomic stretch TTGTCTCATTCGGGTTAAGGAAGCTTCTTTGTAGTGGTTGCGCAGATTCGAGTAAATAAACAATGGCTGTCGATCCCGACTTTGTCCGTGTGACGCTATCGAGCAAAACGGCAGCACTAATATGCTATACGGAGCATTCTTTTGCGTGCTAGGTTTAATTAATCTCTCGCCGCGGCTTTTATGTACGGCACGTACTGTAGAATATGCAGCGCAATGCTCAGATCTCACTTCGTCTGCCGGAGCAAGGGGGAGCGGGAATTGCTGGCATTGCATGCGTTGTCGCATTGAGAAAGCACTTGTAAGATGTACATACGGCCAGGGCCCTGGTGTAGCAACTTTTCCAGGCATCGTTCCATACATAACATGTAATCCACCTGCCCACATTATACACTATGATATTACATCTCACGGGCAGTATAAGATCCATCTATAGATGTTGCGAGCAGCACAAACGGGTATTCACACCGGTGCTCCCAAGCATTCACACCAATTCTGCGCCGTGGCACTCCGCCAtctgctactgctagcatGCATGTCTAACTTGCATCCTCGCTTCCAACTGTGGGCTTTGCCTGGCATGCCGCTTCGTCTCATAGGACCGGCTTGCAGCTGCACGCTTTACCGCCTTTCTGGATACAGAACTTGCGGGGGGCCGGAAACCCTTGCTCTGCGAATGGATTGGGCCATGATTGTTGCGTGTGCGTGCGTCTCTGCAGCCCCGTCAGTCAGGCGATCAATGCAATGAATGTCATCGCCGCGAGTTGCGCAACGTAAAATAGAAAAagacgctgcgctgcgccgcgcatcgccaaagccgcagcatcagcatcatgtcTTGAGCTCCGTCTCTCTACTGTAGCAGCTCTGGCAGTGATTCCCTCCTCTAATTTACAGTTGCGCTGCCCGTCCCGCCGGCGCAGTGGAACCGCCGCAGGCTCTCCCGGCTCCTTTTATCCCTCCACACGCCCCCTAATTTCTGGCCCGGCTAGCCACCACAGCGGGCTTAATTACAGTGCTAGGGACGCTGCCCAAGGGAGCCAGGGAACGCTACCGACCGCCACCAGCGAGTGACTGTGGCCGCCTGGGAGGATGCGCTCCGTGCAGGTCAACCCGTACTCAGACACCATCGTCGACAAGGCAAAACCACAAACACCATCATCCGCCCGCCTCTCAcgcctcgccgccggcaAGCCCGCAGTCCCCAAGAGACCGGCTGCCGAACACACCCGCGCTGCGCCTGCGCCCCGATCGACGTCGAACACCCAAGGACGGCCCCTCATCCGTGCCAGCGTCGCGCCAAAGCCCGCTGCGGTGCAAGCTCGATCCCCgaatcaacatcaacatgtGCTTTCTGTGagggctgccgctgctccgACACCGCGTTCTTCTGCCACGAGGAACTCCTCCGCCATGCCCATCGGAGACAagcctcgccagcctcagctGAGCGCTGGCGCCGGGCCTGGAGTCGCAAGAGGCTCGACCCGAGCGCCCCTGACGCCCAAAGTCGCCGTGCGAGGTCAGGCGGCCACGACGACGGCCACGACGCCCATGGCGAGAAGATCGGGATCCTCCATCAACGGCGCGCAATCCCCTCGCAGCGACGTCAGCTCCGTTGCTGCATCATCATACTTAAGCCACAGCACCACCCCGCGGCCGGGCACCAGGCAGACCCGTGCCGAAAGCACTCATACGACGCCGAACAGCACCCCGAATCTCGACAAGCTGAGCGATGGATGGGAGACCAAGAGCAACAGGAGCAGCCGCGGGCTGGGCGTGTCGCCCCTGGCACGGACTGACAACACGGGCTCTAGGAAGAGCATCGGGAACTCGTCCAACGGGCCTGGGGACGACTCCAAGTTCTTCTACGCCAGCAGCATAAAGCCCGCGGCTCCAACATCACATCcgcctcggccagcttctgtGGTCCATACTAAGAGTACGCCGACCTTTTTCTATGCGAGCGATGCTGCCAGCAAGCGAGTGACGAGCCCTCCAGCATACCCAAGCTCGAGCTCAAACTCACTGAGCTCGGCGCAAGAGGGCGTTGCTACCAAATTCTTCTACGCCAATGGCGCACCAGATGCCGACTTGAGATTGTCGGCGCGCAGCTCTGGATCAGGCTCGACCGTTTCCAGTGGCTCTAGAGCGCCTCGCCCAAATACCAGCGCCTCGTCTGTCGCGGGATCCAGCACGGTACAAGTGCATTCGAGGCCAGCATCGCCCTCCAAGAACCTTACACACCCTACGTTACCaccacaacaacaacaccaccatcaacaaTCTCCACGATCAATACGGACCGGCGCCATGTCGCCAACGTCTCCAGTTCGATCTTCAGTCCACCCGTCCCCGACATTGGCGGGCTCCGCAAGCCAGGTCGGCAAGCGGCGCGTGAGCATCGAGGCGCCTCTGCGGCTAAAACAGGGGCATGGCCGCGCAGGGAGTGTCCATTCCATAGATGGCGTGGTGACACCAAAGGTCGCTACTCCAACCATCGCGCCACCAATGATTCATGCGCCTGACATGACACCGCCGCTCCTAAGCCCAGGCTTGGCGCAACTGTCACAGCCAGTGACAATGGCAACGATTTTGCAAATGGCTGATGAgctcgaagatgaggaggacgagggtagcgagggcgaggacggGGAGGATGGACACAGCGACAATTCGGATTCTGACTCCCGCAGCCATAAGAGGCTATCCCAGAATTCTGAGCCGCTTGACCACCTCGTCCTAAGTGCTCGGCGCGAACGTAAAGTTCAGGACCTCGAAATCACCAATGCTTCCCTTGAGGCCATCAATCGGACTCTCGAAAGGCAGATGCGCAAACAGTCTGCGGAATTGCGCCGCTTCCGCCGCTTATCTAGAGCCGGCCGCTTGCCAATGGCCACCAACCAGGGAGCCTCTCTGTCTGTACCAGATGCGTCGGCTGGCCTTGCTGATGTTagcgagaaggaagaggacgcAAACCCAGAGAAACAGGAatacgacgacgacgatgaggacgaagatgaagaagaagaggaggatgaggaggaggatgaggatgaggatgaggatgaagactCGCTAGTCGACTCCGAGTTATCCAACGAGAATGCCGCCACTGACTCCAAATCTACCGACCCTCAAGCAAAGACAGATTCACCCAGCGCTAAACGACGTAAACGCGATGAGCGCCGTCTCCAACTTGATCTCACTAGACATCAAGAGCTCCTCCTTGACAGCCAGAAGATGAACCAGAGTCTCAAGAAGTGCCTGAACTGGACCGACTTGCTGATAAAGGAGGGCCAGAAAGCACTGGCTTACCGAGTCAAGATCGCCGACGTGGATGCTATGCCTGGACGTGTCTTGGCGGCTTCATACTACGATTACCGCGAAGACACATCTCAGGCTGGAGACGATACGATATCTACTGTTTCCGCATCGCACTTTGGAGACGATACCATATCAATTGCCGAATCTGAAACATGGGCCAAGGAGGCGCAAGACCGTGACAGCGGCATAGAATTGCGCGCTGCGGGTCATTAGCTATCCGACCTTTCACATATATCCGGGCGAATAATCCTATACAATCGCCTCTTCGAAATTTCTATATCCGCGGCGCAGTCGCTACTTACTTCTTCACATCGCCACTCATTCATatccatttttttctttcttttctccgtCCTTTTTGCTACCTACTACTGcaatatttcctttttcaCTTCTCTACtacccttttttctcttttatatCTGCGACAGCATATACTTTTCTCTACATATACACTTATAGTTATATCTCGGGATATCGGGGATACACGGCGCTCCTTTGGAATTTTCACATGGCGTTTACACTCAtcatatttcttttatatctctgctgctactactggGAGACAATGAGCTTTTTCTTATCATTGTATTTATGAAGGCCATGATCACTCAATTCTTCTTACAACCAGCCATctgcattcttttttttttcttctctccttttacTTGAGACCTTCCTCGTATCCCAAACCCCTCCCTTGAATACCCTTCTTCTACAATCCGAGTACGAATCGAAACAAACCTTTGTTAGGTGCGCTCGAGGAGGGGGAAATCTACGACTTCACAGCGCTTGCCCCCTCCTCCCGCAAAGTCCCTTCTTTCTGAGATATCCTGGTCATCATTACTTGACTACTCGATTATTatttgttgctgttgctgttgtgtttttttgttgtttttttcacATGTGTAAGATCAGATACCCGCAGAGGCAAAGCAAAGGACGAAACAGAGAGAGATTATAGAAAAAgacggaaaaaaagataaagcCACGGACACAGCATGAAATTTGCGCCGAGaacgagatgagatgagaagattggaagaagagcaacacgAAGCGCTTGATTTTTCCACCCTCTccttgaaaaaaagaagaagggaaaggaagaaatcaaagaagaagaacaaaaaaaaataaagaaagaaacacTTTATACATCGTTTAGCTCTTTCTACACAAGGGGGGGCTACACACAAAGTTTACGAGTTCGCAATGTCTCTGGATATAAAAAGGGAGAGGAAACTGCATTATTTTTTTCATGTATGCGAGATAGAATACGCTGGGTCTCTTCAGTgatgatggaaatggaatagaagaaaaaaagcgttTATGCCTTCCAACAATTGTGTGTCCTCCTTAGACTATGCCTTGTGATATGTTTGCTgtttcccctcccccccttggGGCAGAAATGCTGATATATATAAATGGACCAAAGTACCCATCAtgaaatgagaagagaatAGTTAACTAAACTAAAAAATGGTGAAATGTATTCTATGGTAAATGAGGCCGATCGCTCTCTATCCGGCAATCTTGACATTAATCTCTCTAAACAAGCAAATGGACAATTTCTCCCTCAatgcccttttttcttcttctccaatccTCGCTACTTCTCCCCCCAAtcgtttttctttcttctggtATTTCGCCAATTAAATGCTGTCTCTCCTGaagtcttttcttttatccCGTACTCAAAAAAACAATTTACGCCGCTGCCGGTTTCGGCACATTAGGCGCATCCTGGGCAACCGCCTCTGCGGTTTTATCGTGGGCCTTCTTATGCTTGTGTTTGTCTTCGTGCTTGtccttcttgatggctgcctcggcaacaagctgctcgaAGAGCAGATAgtcgccctcttcttcgggGGATCGCTCGGCCTAAACAAGTCAGGCCACGGTTAGTTATATAAATCAAGCCATATAAATAACAGGAGAAAAGAACCGGGAAATTACACACCTTGAGGAAGACCTCGCCAATCAGAATAAGCGCCTGCGCTCGCTCCAATCGCTTCGACAGCGGAACCTTCTTGTCGTTCAAAACCGAGTCACACACCTCGCGCAACACGCCCTGAATCTCAAacctgctgcccctccacGCGGCCGTCAGGATCTTGCCCGTAACACGGCGCTCGTACTCGACGCGCTTCTCGTCCGTCCAGTCCTCGCCGCCccgctcctccatcttggccatgtcTTCCACCGTCTGCTGCGCATCAATAGCGCTGCTGATGGTGTTCCAGGTATCCTTGACCAGTGtgcccttgtccttgagcttgctgaagaagccgccAATGCCAAGGAACTTTTGGCTGCGCAAAAGGGTAGAGGCCTTGGACACGTAGGTCTGGCCGATGGCGTGGAGGATATCAATACCAAAAGACTCCATCTTGAGATTCTCCACCTCGAGTCGCATCTTCTCCTGGAAAGCCCTTGTCACATCGGCGCTCTTGTCGGTCTCAGCCCATACGCTGACCCGGTCCAGTAACTTCTTCGACAGCTGCTCCACGCGCTCTTGACGAACGCGAGCACGCTCCTTTTCGTAAGCCAGCAGCTTATCGCGCTGCTCCTTGCTCATACCGCCCTTCTTGCgccccttgcccttgaggtCATCGTCTGcctgctccatctccttctctGCCGATTCGTCGTAAGCCTTATCCATAAGAGCCGGTCGAATAGGGATCTGTCTCCGGGAGCCAACAGACGGGGCTGGAGACGTCGCGTCGGATCGAGCTGGTGGGGGCGTCGCAGTGGCAGAGCCCGCAGGcgtcttctcctcatccACAACCACTgtaggcggcggcggcgcagatGCAGACGCAGAGGCTGTAGATGCGGCAGGGTTCTCCTTCATACTCTCCTTCATCGCCTCGGCTGTTCCGGGGAATTCTTCGtcctctgctgctggcggagcctctccctcttcctctccctccatGGCGATATCCATGGTGGCCGCCAGATCCTTCATCAGGCTAATCTCACCAATCCAGTCGACAAACGCCTCGCCGCCAAaaatggcggagaagaacTCGGCCGGATCGACGAAGCCCTCTTGCGGCTTCGCGTGGTCCTTTCCATACTTATCGTAGGCTTTTCGCAGATCCGCGTCGGAGAGAACCTGGTAGGCTTCGCCGATGGCCTGGAACTTTTCGTGTGCTGTCGGATCGTTTGGGTTCTTATCTGGCAGCAGAAGTCTTGTCAGAAGAGCGGCAGGAGAGAAAATCGGGTAAATAGTGACAGGATATCACACGGCGAAACCGGCCAAAGTGGTAGAAAGACGCGCGCTCGGTAAATACCTGGGTGGTGGACAATGGCCATCTTGCGGTAGGCCTTTTTGATCTCAAGCTCAGTGGCCTGCGGCGAGACGCCGAGGGTGTCGTAGTAGGCCGTGTCGACGACCATTTTGAATGTGTTTTCTTTGATATGCGGGTGCGGCGCGTCCACGCGTGTCTGGAAAGGAGAGAAATTCAGAGGCCTGGCTGCGCTATGGGAGGTGTAAGATGGCGGTTTCGCGGTTCTTTATCGCGGCATTAGCAGAAACATGGCATATTTGTCGCCGCAGCCGAAATTTTGCCCAAGGCCGAGCGTGGTTTGCCTCGTCGGCGCTACGTAATGGCGGGGCAGTGCTGCTAGCCTTATTCGACAGCCGAAATAAGATTGGTGACAGGCAGCTTAAACTAACCAACATGAGCCGCAGATCCAGGACAAGCAGCCGCTTCAGCGCGGATCTTCACATGAAAATATGTAGCCTGCGTTGATCTAGTTGATTTGCCAAGCAGACATTATCATGCATCTGTTATCTGGGGAACATTCATTTAGAAAGAACACATCGAGTTACAAGTATATTTGAGTCTACAGAGTGCACTCGAATAAAGCAATATATCATTGCCGAGAGCCGGCCACTAAACATAAACCCCAGAGAGTTACAGCGCATCCCATCTAGATCCGTCACTAACAGGTAGATCATGCATGCAGATGATCCATTCAACGGATTGTAGCAAAGCTGAACTGTTCCTATTCAATACCCGCAGCCTTCATTCTCTTGAAACATTGTTCGTAAGCTTCGTGAATCTCGGGGATCTCGTATCTGTATTCCTTCAGCTTGGTAACCAGCTTGGTCACATCGAGAGTGCAGTTGCTTCGGGCTGCCTTGATGACTTTGGCTTGTTCCTCGAGCGTAAAGTTCTTCCAGCTGAGTCCGGGCCTCACAATCTCCTTGAACAGCGTAAGAACCTCATTATGCGAAATCGCGCCTGGATTGGTAAAGTTATACACGCCGGTTTCGCCATGTTCTGCGAGGATAATGGAAGCTGGCAGAAGGTCATGAAGGATAGTGTTGCTGTTGGGAATGTCAACCACCCTGTCGTAGCCAATGATCTTGGTCACGAAATTGCGATGGTGGAGGTCATCGCTAACAGGCATGCGGAGGCGAAGAATGAGACAGTTTGGATAGCTACTCAAGATCTGAACAAGGGGTTAGTACCATCACATCTGCTCTTGGCTGTATAAACTCACCGGTTCAACATGACTCTTGGTTAGGGAATAAAAGCTCCCCTCAAAATTTGGACGATCTTCCTCCGTGTAGCCACGCCCGCCGATGGGATGCGTCTTATCGTACTGGTACACGCAACCTGTGGCGAAGACAGTGCAATGGATATTCGCCTGGAAGCAGGCGTCTGCCAAGTTGAGCGTACCGATGGCGTTGGATCGCACCGTCTGCGTCTTGTTGTCTTCGCACCAATCGACGTTGGGTCTGCCAGTGCATCCAGCAGCGTTGAGGACGTGGGTTGGCTTGGTTAGGAAGAGCTCAGAAAAGACAGCCTCTCGATTTTCCATGCGGATTGTCGTGGTGTGGACTTCTTTGCCCTGTTCCTCCAAGAGGCGCTTCAAATGCCCAGCAATCCATCCGTTGCCTCCCCATATGAGAAAGCGCGGTTGATCATGGCCATTTGATAGGCGGCTTGCCATTGTAACGAATCTGCTGATTGTGTGGTTTATGGCAATAATTACTGGACTTTTGATAGTTCAGGCTCCCTAGATGTGACACGAATCTCTCCAGATCATGGTGTAGAGGACAAGACCGGAGACACCATGGCTAGATGTCggaatggcaaagaagaaagtgcTCTCTGATGCTCTATGCACAGTCCTGTGTAGTTTGTTGGAAAGTGCCACCTGTTGTACAACGATGAGCTTCACTTGCACTTCTCTAGTGTGATTTGGCAGTGCCTGCCTTCAAATCCAGCGGGATAGAGATCACTTGCCCGGAAGGCACTGGGTCACCACTTGCCTCCTGGGCATTTTCCTAGAGAGCCTCTATGGCATGTGGGTGCTCAACAAGGTTAGCTGATGAGTCGAATACAGCCATCTAAATCTGTGGACGTGGCAAATCTTGATCAAAGATATCAGAGTCATTTTGCAATATGAGCTGTAAATGAATAGCTGCGGCAGGTGCGGAAACGAAACCCTCAAGGCTAATGTCTGGACGCTCTTTACCTCTCGCTGTGAGATATCTCATGGAAAGACAATGACTCTGCTGGCAGCCAAAAGCAATCCGTGACTCTATGATAGGCAGCCTTCATAGACACATATTACTAAGGCAGCTGTGAAAGGTTTGAACCATCATCAAGCCTCGTTATTGATCCATCAATCTGTTGCTTTGCTTCTCAAACACTCTGGCTCTCCAGTCTCGCAGAAGAGCCGTGCACAACCTCAACTGTAGACCGACATCTCGCAAACTGTTTTCTCCAAACTCGTATTCGCGCTCATGCAACGTGATTACAgactactacttctactaaGAGCTTACTTTGGAGATGTTCTCAAATTATTGAATCCAGCTATCCGCGCTGATACCGCAACGGGATCTGCAACAGTTACATCCCGAAGCCCTCATCGATCGGACTTGGATTGAACGTTTGACCTACTGCGCTGAGTCATCATGGCGATGGGGTCTGTCAGCACAGATTTCAAGAGAGCGCGGTAGCCTGAGGAGATGCTCCAAGCAACGAATTCCGGATACAGGCATCAGATTCCGAACACCAGAGGCATTGAATGACGCTGCTTAACCCCCCAATAGATACCATCCAATGACGACCTCGAAATGAAACTTCCCACCATTAACCCCTAAAGCTCTCCAACCTCCATTCCGTATTCGCAATAGTTGGGCTCGATGGGCGCGTCTCCTGCATGTTCGACGCATTAGCGGCATCGGCAGCCGTGGCAGCAGCTAAAACAACCGCCGTCAAGCTGCACACTAGCCCTACTCGGCGTATTCGTATTTTAATCAGCTCCCACTTCCTTTTTCGCCCGTTCATTTTAACCACGACGCTCTCTTAGTTCCCACGTCCCCCCCCATTCccaacttttctttcttcccttccttCATGTGCTgtgtatctttttttgtaGTATTTCTTTTCACTATACCCCGTACTACTTTTCCGCCCCGCGGTTTGCTCAAGCTGCGGACACGTTAGCCAGATTTTTTTAGTGCTGGCTTTTCCATACTAATTTTTCACTACTTCGTCCTCCCCCTCAAACGCACAACCGACAACCGACAAGCTTTCAAAGTGCTCACGGAAAACAATCAAGATGGGCGCGCTCTACTATTTACTGCACCCGGCCCAATTGCGGTCCATGATTCAATGGTAAGTGTCATTGCTGGGGGAAGAAATCGATGATCCAAGACAATTTTACTTGAACACACTGCTAACTTGGACAACTGCAGGAAGCTATGGCACGACCCAGTTCACAGACGCGACCCCTCGACCGAGTGCGAGACATTATCAGAATGCTTTCGCTATTTGAACTTGACGAGCCGTAGTTTCTCGGCCGTCATTCAAGAACTCAACCACGAGCTTTTGGTCCCAATCACCCTCTTCTACTTGGTGCTACGTGGCCTCGACACAATTGAGGATGATATGACCATCCCCCTCGACGTCAAGGTCCCTATGCTACGACAGTTCCATGTGACAATGGAGCAGGATGGCTGGCAGTACCACGACAGCAAAGAGAAGGACGCAGAGCTTCTAGAGCACTTTGATGTCGTGATTAccgagctcaagaagctcaagaagccTTACTACGAGATTATCAAGGACATGACCATTAAGATGGGTAACGGCATGGCTGATTACGCTCAAAACACTGAAATGATTGAAAATGGTGTACAGACCATTGAAGAATATGAGCTGTACTGCCACTACGTTGCGGGGCTGGTCGGCGAAGGCCTGACGCGGCTATTTGTGGCTTCTGAGCTCGCCAACCCCAAGCTGGCTGAGAGGCCCGCCCTGACCGAGTCCATGGGTCAGTTCCTGCAGAAAACGAACATCATCCGTGATATCCATGAGGATTGGGGCGACCGCCGACGGTGGTATCCAAAGGAGATTTGGAGCAAACACGTTGACAAATGGGAAGACCTGTTTGATCCCAAGTATCTACCACAGGCGATCAATTGCGTATCAGAAATGGTACTTGATGCGCTGAAGCATGTCGAAGACTGTCTGTTTTATATGGCCGGCATGAGGGATCAAAGCGCTTTCAACTTTGTCGCCATTCCGCAGGGCATGGCCATTGCCACTCTGGAACTATGCTTCAGGAACCCGGCCGTGCTGCAAAGCCACATCAAGATCACCAAGGGAGATGCTTGCCAAATCATGTTGGAGAGCACACAGAACCTCCAGATGCT from Trichoderma atroviride chromosome 3, complete sequence encodes the following:
- a CDS encoding uncharacterized protein (EggNog:ENOG41~antiSMASH:Cluster_3.3); translation: MRSVQVNPYSDTIVDKAKPQTPSSARLSRLAAGKPAVPKRPAAEHTRAAPAPRSTSNTQGRPLIRASVAPKPAAVQARSPNQHQHVLSVRAAAAPTPRSSATRNSSAMPIGDKPRQPQLSAGAGPGVARGSTRAPLTPKVAVRGQAATTTATTPMARRSGSSINGAQSPRSDVSSVAASSYLSHSTTPRPGTRQTRAESTHTTPNSTPNLDKLSDGWETKSNRSSRGLGVSPLARTDNTGSRKSIGNSSNGPGDDSKFFYASSIKPAAPTSHPPRPASVVHTKSTPTFFYASDAASKRVTSPPAYPSSSSNSLSSAQEGVATKFFYANGAPDADLRLSARSSGSGSTVSSGSRAPRPNTSASSVAGSSTVQVHSRPASPSKNLTHPTLPPQQQHHHQQSPRSIRTGAMSPTSPVRSSVHPSPTLAGSASQVGKRRVSIEAPLRLKQGHGRAGSVHSIDGVVTPKVATPTIAPPMIHAPDMTPPLLSPGLAQLSQPVTMATILQMADELEDEEDEGSEGEDGEDGHSDNSDSDSRSHKRLSQNSEPLDHLVLSARRERKVQDLEITNASLEAINRTLERQMRKQSAELRRFRRLSRAGRLPMATNQGASLSVPDASAGLADVSEKEEDANPEKQEYDDDDEDEDEEEEEDEEEDEDEDEDEDSLVDSELSNENAATDSKSTDPQAKTDSPSAKRRKRDERRLQLDLTRHQELLLDSQKMNQSLKKCLNWTDLLIKEGQKALAYRVKIADVDAMPGRVLAASYYDYREDTSQAGDDTISTVSASHFGDDTISIAESETWAKEAQDRDSGIELRAAGH
- a CDS encoding uncharacterized protein (EggNog:ENOG41~antiSMASH:Cluster_3.3), encoding MVVDTAYYDTLGVSPQATELEIKKAYRKMAIVHHPDKNPNDPTAHEKFQAIGEAYQVLSDADLRKAYDKYGKDHAKPQEGFVDPAEFFSAIFGGEAFVDWIGEISLMKDLAATMDIAMEGEEEGEAPPAAEDEEFPGTAEAMKESMKENPAASTASASASAPPPPTVVVDEEKTPAGSATATPPPARSDATSPAPSVGSRRQIPIRPALMDKAYDESAEKEMEQADDDLKGKGRKKGGMSKEQRDKLLAYEKERARVRQERVEQLSKKLLDRVSVWAETDKSADVTRAFQEKMRLEVENLKMESFGIDILHAIGQTYVSKASTLLRSQKFLGIGGFFSKLKDKGTLVKDTWNTISSAIDAQQTVEDMAKMEERGGEDWTDEKRVEYERRVTGKILTAAWRGSRFEIQGVLREVCDSVLNDKKVPLSKRLERAQALILIGEVFLKAERSPEEEGDYLLFEQLVAEAAIKKDKHEDKHKHKKAHDKTAEAVAQDAPNVPKPAAA
- a CDS encoding uncharacterized protein (EggNog:ENOG41~antiSMASH:Cluster_3.3) — its product is MKDLAATMDIAMEGEEEGEAPPAAEDEEFPGTAEAMKESMKENPAASTASASASAPPPPTVVVDEEKTPAGSATATPPPARSDATSPAPSVGSRRQIPIRPALMDKAYDESAEKEMEQADDDLKGKGRKKGGMSKEQRDKLLAYEKERARVRQERVEQLSKKLLDRVSVWAETDKSADVTRAFQEKMRLEVENLKMESFGIDILHAIGQTYVSKASTLLRSQKFLGIGGFFSKLKDKGTLVKDTWNTISSAIDAQQTVEDMAKMEERGGEDWTDEKRVEYERRVTGKILTAAWRGSRFEIQGVLREVCDSVLNDKKVPLSKRLERAQALILIGEVFLKAERSPEEEGDYLLFEQLVAEAAIKKDKHEDKHKHKKAHDKTAEAVAQDAPNVPKPAAA
- a CDS encoding uncharacterized protein (EggNog:ENOG41~antiSMASH:Cluster_3.3); translated protein: MASRLSNGHDQPRFLIWGGNGWIAGHLKRLLEEQGKEVHTTTIRMENREAVFSELFLTKPTHVLNAAGCTGRPNVDWCEDNKTQTVRSNAIGTLNLADACFQANIHCTVFATGCVYQYDKTHPIGGRGYTEEDRPNFEGSFYSLTKSHVEPILSSYPNCLILRLRMPVSDDLHHRNFVTKIIGYDRVVDIPNSNTILHDLLPASIILAEHGETGVYNFTNPGAISHNEVLTLFKEIVRPGLSWKNFTLEEQAKVIKAARSNCTLDVTKLVTKLKEYRYEIPEIHEAYEQCFKRMKAAGIE
- a CDS encoding uncharacterized protein (BUSCO:EOG092D25JG~antiSMASH:Cluster_3.3~TransMembrane:1 (o407-428i)) — its product is MGALYYLLHPAQLRSMIQWKLWHDPVHRRDPSTECETLSECFRYLNLTSRSFSAVIQELNHELLVPITLFYLVLRGLDTIEDDMTIPLDVKVPMLRQFHVTMEQDGWQYHDSKEKDAELLEHFDVVITELKKLKKPYYEIIKDMTIKMGNGMADYAQNTEMIENGVQTIEEYELYCHYVAGLVGEGLTRLFVASELANPKLAERPALTESMGQFLQKTNIIRDIHEDWGDRRRWYPKEIWSKHVDKWEDLFDPKYLPQAINCVSEMVLDALKHVEDCLFYMAGMRDQSAFNFVAIPQGMAIATLELCFRNPAVLQSHIKITKGDACQIMLESTQNLQMLCEVFRRYARRIQKKNDPRDPNFLAISVQCAKIEQFIETLFPKQDSKKLTKEAQEKQRQEPGMSTGETAILIAVVLGVLLTMTGVMVRYFNPPDMTTKFFQSNIVQLGIAWFLGARFDGTFSDTAKLWSGAGGAPPVLDRDEL